A window of Mesoplasma chauliocola contains these coding sequences:
- a CDS encoding alpha,alpha-phosphotrehalase yields MRNEVIYQIFPLTFSDAEKKGKGNIKGIINKLDYLKDLGVTRIWISPFTKSPFKDSGYDVADYCAINEDFGSMKDVEILIEQAKKRNLTIILDIVFNHTSDKHEWFQKALAGEEKYLNYYIFKDSINGKLPTNWKSKMGGSSWEYVPSLKKYYLHLFTKEQPDLNWENPEVRKELIDVLKFWKDKGISGFRLDVCNLYSKPQVFEDDNIGDGRRFYTDGNNVEKYFKLMNDEIFGKDENIFTVGEVSSTTKEKSAKYAKNENHELDSVFTFLHLKVDYENNNKWTFVKPDLKAFWNLQKEWQEYYQIQNSTLALFMNNHDQPRAVSRFGNTEKFWYESATAIFTFTSLMRGVPFIYQGEEIGMTNLSFNKLTDFKDVESVGNAQDLLKIKNEEEVLNILRIKSRDNARSVMQWNDSNNAGFSEAENMDLFLNSNYKFINVESQIKNKNSVLSFYKEVIKLRLTNEIFNSGKISFFESQDYAYSRTLNQKEIIVLTNWTVNYKKINLDLIESDWKIVLNNYDKFNFNELEPYQVIVIERK; encoded by the coding sequence ATGAGAAATGAAGTAATTTATCAGATATTCCCTTTAACTTTTTCAGATGCAGAGAAAAAAGGTAAAGGAAATATCAAGGGAATAATTAATAAACTTGATTATTTAAAAGATTTAGGAGTAACTAGAATTTGAATTTCACCATTCACTAAATCACCATTTAAAGATAGTGGGTATGATGTTGCTGATTATTGTGCAATTAATGAAGATTTTGGTAGTATGAAAGATGTTGAAATTTTAATAGAACAAGCTAAAAAAAGAAATTTAACAATAATTTTGGATATTGTTTTTAACCATACATCAGATAAACATGAATGATTTCAAAAAGCATTAGCTGGTGAAGAAAAGTATTTAAACTATTATATTTTTAAAGATTCTATTAATGGAAAACTGCCAACTAACTGAAAAAGTAAAATGGGTGGATCAAGTTGAGAATATGTTCCAAGTTTAAAAAAATATTATTTACATTTATTTACAAAAGAACAACCAGATTTAAATTGAGAAAATCCTGAAGTTAGAAAAGAATTAATTGATGTATTAAAATTTTGAAAAGATAAGGGCATTAGTGGATTTAGACTTGATGTTTGTAATTTATATAGTAAACCTCAAGTTTTTGAAGATGACAATATAGGTGATGGAAGAAGATTTTATACTGATGGTAATAATGTTGAAAAATATTTTAAATTAATGAATGATGAAATATTTGGAAAAGATGAAAATATCTTTACAGTTGGCGAGGTTTCTTCAACTACAAAAGAGAAATCTGCTAAATATGCCAAAAATGAAAATCATGAATTGGATTCTGTATTTACATTTTTACATTTAAAAGTAGATTATGAAAATAATAATAAATGAACTTTTGTTAAACCAGACTTAAAAGCTTTTTGAAATTTACAAAAAGAATGGCAAGAATATTATCAAATTCAAAATTCAACACTTGCTTTATTTATGAATAACCATGATCAACCAAGAGCTGTTTCAAGATTTGGTAATACTGAAAAATTTTGATATGAAAGCGCAACAGCAATTTTTACATTTACATCATTAATGCGTGGTGTTCCATTTATTTATCAAGGTGAAGAAATTGGAATGACTAATTTGTCATTTAATAAACTTACTGATTTTAAAGATGTAGAGTCAGTAGGTAATGCGCAAGATTTGTTAAAAATAAAAAATGAAGAAGAAGTTTTAAATATTCTGAGAATTAAATCAAGAGATAATGCAAGAAGTGTAATGCAATGAAATGACTCGAATAATGCTGGTTTTTCAGAAGCTGAAAATATGGATTTATTTTTAAATAGCAACTACAAATTCATTAACGTTGAAAGTCAAATTAAAAATAAAAATTCTGTTTTGTCATTTTACAAAGAAGTTATTAAATTAAGATTAACTAATGAAATTTTTAACTCAGGTAAAATAAGTTTTTTTGAAAGTCAAGATTATGCTTACTCAAGAACCTTAAATCAAAAGGAAATTATAGTTTTAACTAATTGAACAGTTAATTATAAAAAAATAAATTTAGATTTAATAGAATCTGACTGAAAAATAGTTTTAAATAATTATGATAAATTTAATTTTAACGAGTTAGAACCTTATCAAGTTATTGTAATTGAGAGGAAATAA
- a CDS encoding PTS transporter subunit EIIC, producing MGKTDKLPKDKIDLEKWSKDLVENLGGSENIISATHCLTRLRLIIKDENLIDKAKVENMPSVKGTFKSSGQYQIIIGTDVERYFKEFIAVSGVEGVSKERAKAIANENNGGWFLKSLNFLGEVFIPIIPVLVAGGIILGFRNVLEADFNGFKIVESGQFWAGLNEFLWIPAQVCFWWLPVHLCWSIFRKMEADQVMGIVVGLCLLVPPLMNVYEVSGEASQEEGFKWIWQIMAGMGSEGSFDWGFMQYPWKIQYTAQVIPAFAIGIVGAYINKWIKRVSPAVISQIVVPLVTILPTFTLAMFVIGPAGFIVASVISFGISWAFTNNIAKYFFGFIIGVAYAPIVLTGVHHLFNAVFVQDTIQNGGNFLFIGTCAQAIAQGSAVLGWILVNRKDPRAKDVGIPSVVSAYLGVTEPAMYGVNLKHMYPFVAAMIATGLGLELAVISGVSATNSGNGAWLGILNVQVESQINGVNTWAGTGYTWFMISMLITAGVSIGLTILFSKVKYFEKFNIEVKAAELLK from the coding sequence ATGGGTAAAACAGATAAATTACCAAAAGATAAAATCGATCTTGAAAAATGGTCAAAAGATCTTGTTGAAAATTTAGGTGGTTCTGAAAACATAATATCAGCAACACATTGTTTAACAAGACTTAGATTAATTATTAAAGATGAAAATCTTATTGATAAAGCTAAGGTTGAAAATATGCCTAGCGTTAAAGGTACATTTAAATCTTCGGGTCAATACCAAATAATAATTGGGACTGATGTTGAAAGATACTTTAAAGAATTTATTGCTGTTTCTGGTGTTGAAGGTGTTTCAAAAGAAAGAGCAAAAGCTATTGCAAATGAAAATAATGGAGGATGATTTTTAAAATCATTAAACTTTTTAGGTGAAGTGTTCATTCCAATTATTCCTGTATTAGTAGCAGGGGGAATTATTTTAGGTTTCAGAAATGTTTTAGAAGCTGACTTTAATGGTTTTAAAATAGTCGAATCAGGTCAATTTTGAGCTGGTTTAAATGAATTCTTATGAATTCCTGCTCAAGTTTGTTTCTGATGATTACCAGTTCATTTGTGCTGAAGTATTTTTAGAAAAATGGAAGCAGATCAAGTAATGGGAATAGTTGTTGGTCTATGTTTATTAGTTCCACCTTTAATGAATGTTTATGAAGTTTCAGGTGAAGCCTCACAAGAAGAGGGATTTAAATGAATTTGACAAATAATGGCAGGTATGGGAAGTGAAGGTTCATTTGATTGAGGATTCATGCAATATCCTTGAAAAATTCAATATACAGCACAAGTTATTCCAGCATTTGCTATTGGAATTGTTGGGGCTTATATTAATAAATGAATTAAAAGAGTTTCACCAGCAGTTATAAGTCAAATTGTTGTTCCTTTGGTTACAATCTTACCAACATTTACATTAGCAATGTTTGTTATTGGTCCAGCAGGATTTATTGTTGCTTCAGTTATATCTTTTGGTATTTCATGAGCATTTACAAATAATATCGCAAAATATTTCTTTGGATTTATTATAGGGGTTGCATATGCTCCAATTGTATTGACAGGTGTTCACCATTTGTTTAATGCAGTTTTCGTACAAGATACAATTCAAAATGGAGGAAACTTCTTATTTATTGGAACTTGTGCACAGGCAATCGCACAGGGAAGTGCAGTTTTGGGATGAATTTTAGTTAATAGAAAAGATCCAAGAGCAAAAGACGTAGGTATCCCTTCAGTTGTTTCAGCTTATCTAGGAGTTACTGAACCAGCAATGTATGGAGTTAACTTAAAACACATGTATCCATTCGTTGCAGCAATGATAGCAACTGGATTAGGATTAGAATTAGCAGTTATTTCAGGAGTTAGTGCAACAAACTCAGGAAATGGTGCATGATTAGGAATATTAAACGTTCAAGTAGAATCACAAATTAATGGTGTTAATACGTGAGCTGGAACAGGATATACTTGATTCATGATATCAATGCTTATAACAGCAGGGGTTTCAATTGGATTAACTATCTTGTTCTCAAAAGTAAAATATTTTGAAAAATTTAATATCGAAGTTAAAGCAGCAGAATTATTAAAATAA
- a CDS encoding LacI family DNA-binding transcriptional regulator, translating to MSKKKITYHDIAKAANVGIGTVSRYFNDYNISDEAKEKIKVVLKETNFVPNFAASNIKKPNKDVYLILPYNSEETANMEIVNGVKSALNKESINFFTFLSSSDSEIYQKDLKYLTMRNPYGIVLLLPKKTSENLIQQIKEIKSTNLIVYNRDIEGIESVKIDDKAMFKQLATKIDNLYENEKIAFIGLTKKDITTGKYRSESFNKNIKNNEVKNFLLERNNFKDVEEIVNSVINEYKPRIIVSATHTIAMYIYGFLMDNKIRDKFITTDIGRMGKSQYLTNSDVNIFIDYFLVGYQIGNKLLNNKKELENFFKII from the coding sequence ATGAGCAAAAAGAAAATAACTTACCATGATATAGCTAAAGCTGCTAACGTTGGAATAGGAACAGTTTCAAGATACTTTAATGATTATAATATTTCTGATGAAGCAAAAGAAAAAATTAAAGTAGTATTAAAAGAAACAAACTTTGTGCCAAACTTTGCTGCTTCAAATATTAAAAAGCCAAATAAAGATGTTTATTTAATTCTTCCCTATAATAGCGAGGAAACAGCAAATATGGAAATTGTTAACGGAGTTAAAAGTGCATTAAATAAAGAAAGCATTAACTTTTTTACATTTTTATCATCATCAGATAGTGAAATTTACCAAAAAGATTTAAAATATTTAACAATGAGGAATCCATATGGAATTGTTTTATTATTACCAAAGAAAACATCAGAAAATTTAATTCAACAAATTAAAGAAATTAAATCAACAAACTTAATTGTTTATAACAGAGATATTGAAGGAATAGAATCCGTAAAAATTGATGATAAAGCAATGTTCAAACAATTGGCAACAAAAATTGATAATTTATATGAAAATGAAAAAATTGCATTTATAGGTTTAACTAAAAAAGATATAACAACTGGTAAATATAGATCAGAATCTTTTAATAAAAATATTAAAAATAATGAAGTAAAAAACTTTTTGCTAGAACGAAATAACTTTAAAGATGTTGAAGAGATAGTTAATAGTGTGATTAATGAATATAAACCAAGAATAATTGTAAGTGCAACACATACTATTGCAATGTATATTTATGGTTTTTTAATGGACAATAAAATAAGAGATAAGTTTATAACAACAGATATTGGAAGAATGGGAAAAAGTCAATATCTAACAAACTCAGACGTCAACATTTTTATAGATTACTTCTTAGTAGGTTATCAAATAGGGAATAAATTACTAAATAATAAAAAAGAATTGGAAAATTTTTTCAAAATTATTTAG
- a CDS encoding YneF family protein, translated as MILTTTFSSGGLAGMLIGVILGAIILGAIIGFFITRAMVKKQLKDNPPVTEKQIRAMYMSMGRKPSESDIKKTMRAMQQAKK; from the coding sequence ATGATTTTAACAACAACATTTTCAAGCGGAGGATTAGCAGGTATGCTAATTGGAGTTATCTTGGGAGCAATTATTTTAGGGGCAATTATTGGTTTCTTTATTACAAGAGCAATGGTTAAAAAACAATTAAAAGATAACCCTCCAGTTACAGAAAAACAAATTCGTGCAATGTACATGAGCATGGGTAGAAAACCAAGCGAATCAGACATTAAAAAAACAATGCGTGCAATGCAACAAGCTAAAAAATAA
- the tkt gene encoding transketolase: MINKNNDNLNALRILGVSAINKANSGHPGIVLGAAPIVYTLFNRIMKHNPKNPTWFDRDRFVLSAGHGSALLYSALHLAGYNLSMDEIKNFRQWNSKTPGHPESHLTEGVDVTTGPLGQGIAMGVGLAIAESHMAAIYNQSNINLVDHYTFVLCGDGDLQEGVAQEAISLAGRLKLNKMILIHDSNDIQLDDKVLKAQSEDMHARFKAAQWNTLKISDGEDLIAIEKTINEAKLSDKPTYIEVKTIIGIGATKQGTSSVHGAPIGADIETVKNAFNWKYNDFEIPVEVYENWKNEIEKNLIIEEKWNQELKALKENNKELAIQFENALSKNIKFDYDELLAKTPEKAEATRVSSGNVWDQINNEVKFLIGGSADLVSSTRIKGADGQFDIDNRSGRNILYGVREFAMGAINNGIHQHGGLIPFSSGFFVFSDYMKPSMRLASIMNSQQLFIFTHDSVAVGEDGPTHQPIEQLAMIRSIPNHITFRPADYAETLASYKIALEDLKHNPSTLVLTRQDLVQLPHNNVYEEVKKGAYLMLDAPNAAVTLIATGSEVGLAMETANLLKENGIIAKVVSMPSTNLFDKQDQAYKDKIIDKKTFRVSIEMGTTFGWTKYTGDDGLNIGIDIFGASAPANKVISEYGFTSEQIFNKIKKNLK; the protein is encoded by the coding sequence ATGATTAACAAAAACAACGATAACTTAAATGCATTGAGAATATTAGGAGTTTCAGCAATTAATAAAGCTAATTCAGGACATCCTGGAATTGTTTTAGGAGCAGCTCCAATTGTTTATACTTTATTTAATCGAATTATGAAGCATAATCCAAAAAATCCAACTTGATTTGATAGAGATAGATTTGTATTATCAGCAGGTCATGGTAGTGCATTGTTATATTCTGCATTGCATTTAGCAGGTTACAATTTATCAATGGATGAAATTAAAAATTTTAGACAATGAAACAGCAAAACACCAGGACACCCTGAATCACACTTAACAGAGGGTGTAGATGTAACAACAGGTCCTTTGGGGCAAGGTATTGCAATGGGAGTAGGATTAGCTATTGCTGAATCACATATGGCTGCAATTTACAATCAATCAAACATTAATTTAGTAGACCACTATACTTTTGTTTTATGTGGTGATGGTGATTTACAAGAAGGTGTTGCTCAAGAAGCAATTAGTTTAGCTGGAAGATTAAAATTGAATAAAATGATTTTAATTCATGATTCAAATGATATTCAATTAGATGATAAAGTTTTAAAAGCTCAAAGTGAAGATATGCATGCTAGATTTAAAGCTGCACAATGAAATACTTTAAAAATTTCAGATGGTGAAGATTTAATAGCAATTGAAAAAACTATTAATGAAGCAAAACTGTCTGATAAGCCAACTTATATTGAAGTAAAAACAATTATTGGTATTGGAGCTACAAAACAAGGAACAAGTTCAGTTCATGGTGCTCCAATTGGCGCAGATATTGAAACAGTTAAGAATGCATTTAATTGAAAATACAATGATTTTGAAATTCCAGTTGAAGTTTATGAAAATTGAAAAAATGAAATTGAAAAGAATCTAATAATTGAAGAAAAATGAAATCAAGAATTAAAGGCTTTAAAAGAAAATAATAAAGAACTTGCAATTCAATTTGAAAATGCGTTAAGTAAAAACATTAAATTTGATTATGATGAATTATTAGCTAAAACTCCGGAAAAAGCTGAAGCAACAAGAGTAAGTTCAGGTAATGTTTGAGATCAAATTAATAATGAAGTTAAATTCTTAATTGGTGGATCAGCTGACTTAGTATCTTCAACAAGAATTAAAGGTGCTGATGGACAATTTGATATTGATAATAGAAGTGGAAGAAATATTCTATATGGTGTTAGAGAATTTGCAATGGGTGCTATCAATAATGGTATTCATCAACACGGAGGATTAATTCCATTCTCAAGTGGTTTCTTTGTATTTTCAGACTATATGAAACCTTCAATGCGTCTAGCTTCAATTATGAATTCACAACAATTATTTATTTTTACTCATGATTCAGTTGCTGTTGGAGAAGATGGACCTACTCATCAACCAATTGAACAACTAGCAATGATTAGAAGCATTCCAAACCATATAACTTTTAGACCAGCAGATTACGCTGAAACATTAGCGTCATACAAGATTGCTTTAGAAGATCTAAAACATAATCCTTCAACTTTAGTTTTAACAAGACAAGATTTAGTTCAATTGCCTCACAACAATGTATATGAAGAAGTGAAAAAAGGTGCTTATCTAATGTTAGATGCTCCAAATGCAGCAGTTACCTTAATTGCAACAGGTAGTGAAGTTGGTTTAGCAATGGAAACAGCAAATTTGTTAAAAGAAAATGGAATTATTGCTAAGGTAGTATCAATGCCTTCAACTAATTTATTTGATAAACAAGACCAAGCTTATAAAGATAAAATCATTGACAAAAAAACTTTCAGAGTTTCAATTGAAATGGGCACAACATTTGGGTGAACAAAATACACAGGTGATGATGGATTAAACATTGGTATTGATATTTTTGGAGCAAGTGCACCAGCAAATAAAGTTATTAGTGAATATGGATTTACAAGTGAACAAATTTTTAATAAAATTAAAAAGAATTTAAAATAA
- a CDS encoding DUF896 domain-containing protein, which produces MENLEKMTMSEVIEEINRLAKIKKERDLTKDESDYRENLKVVYLKHFRAGFEQQLKNTKVVDSEGKDITPSKIKKQGEAND; this is translated from the coding sequence ATGGAAAATTTAGAAAAAATGACAATGAGTGAAGTAATTGAAGAAATAAATCGCTTAGCAAAAATTAAAAAAGAACGAGATTTAACAAAAGACGAAAGTGATTATCGTGAAAATCTTAAAGTAGTCTACCTTAAACACTTTAGAGCCGGATTTGAACAACAATTAAAAAATACAAAAGTTGTTGATTCAGAAGGAAAAGACATAACACCAAGTAAAATAAAAAAACAAGGAGAAGCAAATGATTAA
- the yqeH gene encoding ribosome biogenesis GTPase YqeH produces the protein MSKCIGCGILKQNKDQNLPGYVIKPENEYCLRCFKIKNYNELINQEIDAKSFLDKLTSLIKNQNPNEIEFYYIIDIFDLEGSRVKEIETAIKKYPVTIVVNKIDLLPKAVKLSKIRKYITELFNKSDLQNTNIILNTTFKSNFTNSLLNKIKKTKTNKYFIGSSNVGKSSIINSLLKANNLIPQIVESKYFNTTLDFIQIKLSSEDILFDTPGIARSNSVANLLNKEDWKYIYFNKEIAQNTFQLKSNNTIFYAGLLWVDFSWKNDEVNSFHFFNNKEIKLHRTNSKNAEEYYFRNKENIVPYNEQNEIKQYKFDFSEKDINKEFDISISGLGWFNFKVKNPIKINLNIPGKENVVKLTLRKPLV, from the coding sequence ATGAGCAAGTGCATAGGTTGTGGAATTTTAAAACAAAATAAAGATCAAAATTTACCTGGTTATGTTATAAAGCCAGAAAATGAGTATTGCTTAAGATGCTTTAAAATTAAAAATTATAATGAATTAATTAATCAAGAAATTGACGCAAAAAGTTTTTTGGATAAATTAACAAGTTTAATTAAAAATCAAAATCCCAATGAAATTGAATTTTATTATATTATTGATATATTTGATTTAGAAGGAAGTAGAGTAAAAGAAATTGAAACAGCGATTAAAAAATACCCTGTAACGATTGTTGTTAATAAAATTGATTTGCTACCAAAGGCTGTTAAATTGTCTAAGATCAGAAAATATATAACTGAGTTATTTAACAAAAGTGATTTACAAAATACAAATATTATTCTAAATACTACCTTTAAATCAAACTTTACAAATAGTTTATTAAATAAGATTAAGAAAACTAAAACTAACAAATACTTTATTGGTAGTTCTAATGTTGGTAAATCTTCAATTATTAATTCATTATTAAAAGCAAATAACTTAATACCACAAATTGTTGAATCAAAATATTTTAATACAACTTTGGATTTTATTCAAATAAAACTTTCAAGTGAAGATATATTATTTGATACTCCTGGGATTGCTAGAAGTAATTCTGTCGCAAACTTACTTAATAAAGAGGACTGAAAGTATATTTATTTTAATAAAGAAATAGCACAAAATACATTTCAGTTAAAATCTAATAACACTATTTTTTATGCGGGTCTGCTTTGAGTGGATTTTAGCTGAAAAAATGATGAAGTTAATAGTTTTCACTTCTTTAACAATAAAGAAATAAAATTGCACAGAACAAATTCAAAAAATGCTGAAGAATATTATTTTAGAAATAAAGAAAATATAGTTCCTTATAATGAACAAAACGAAATTAAACAATATAAATTTGATTTTAGTGAAAAAGATATTAATAAAGAATTTGATATATCTATATCTGGATTAGGTTGATTTAATTTTAAAGTGAAAAATCCTATCAAAATAAATTTAAATATTCCAGGAAAAGAAAATGTGGTTAAACTTACATTAAGAAAGCCTTTAGTTTAG
- a CDS encoding valine--tRNA ligase has protein sequence MKKELEAKYNYQLVEDNRYDWWVKNNYFKANPDSKKPKFSIVLPPPNVTGKLHIGHAWDGSLQDAIIRFKKLNGFDVLYLPGMDHAGISTQVKVEAKLREQGISRFELGREKFLEHAWKWKHEYAAIIRQQWAKLGLGFDYSVEKFTLDEDINKIVTEIFVDFYKKGLIYKGKRIVNWDPMQKTAISNVEVIYKEVEGFMYHFKYILEGSNDYLSVATTRPETMFADQCLVVNPEDERYKQFVGKKVINPVNNKLIPIIADSYVELDFGTGVMKCTPAHDLNDFEIGVRHNLDKPICMNEDGTINEMGGNEYQGLDRFEARNKIIENLTKNNTFIKAESMIHQVGFSERSNAIVEPYLSDQWFVKMDSFADMILKLQESDEQIKFYPERFNGVLRKWMENIHDWTISRQLWWGHRIPAWYHKDDKTKIFVGMQAPEDVENWIQDEDVLDTWFSSGLWPFATLMREEGFESKYFKEYLPNGVLVTGHDIIFSWVSRMIFQTIEYTGKIPFKDVLIHGLVRDENGTKMSKSLGNGIDPMDVIAQNGSDSLRFSLLTNSTPGQDIRYSDTKVKSAWNFINKLWNASRYVLMNLDEDFKPWTEEEILKSDNLNETDKWVLTEFSKVSKQVNYLIDKYEFAIAGKMLYDFVWNTYCSWYIEFAKVNLNNQETKQATQQSIVYLLKNILIMLHPYLPFVTEHIYKTLNLKESILEESWFAKEFKFETDYINIVIELINSIREFRASNNIKNNVALNWSVSKGNLEVVKEYINDINRFLNEFVNANLVLKNNIDSETTSLPVLDFFIEIANADFIDKEKMLEELANKKSELENEILRSERMLNNANFVSKAAPAKIAEEREKYELYKQQLQLIVDKLNKM, from the coding sequence ATGAAAAAAGAATTAGAAGCAAAATATAATTATCAACTTGTTGAAGATAATAGATATGATTGATGAGTTAAAAATAATTATTTTAAGGCTAATCCAGATTCTAAAAAACCAAAATTTTCAATTGTTTTACCTCCACCAAATGTTACAGGTAAATTACATATTGGTCATGCCTGAGATGGTAGTTTGCAAGATGCTATTATTAGATTTAAAAAATTAAATGGTTTTGATGTTTTATATTTACCAGGAATGGATCATGCTGGAATTAGTACTCAAGTTAAAGTTGAAGCAAAATTAAGAGAACAAGGAATTAGCAGATTTGAACTTGGTCGTGAAAAGTTTTTAGAACATGCTTGAAAATGAAAACATGAATATGCTGCAATAATCAGACAACAATGAGCAAAGTTGGGTTTAGGATTTGATTATAGTGTTGAAAAATTTACTTTAGATGAAGATATTAATAAAATTGTTACTGAAATCTTTGTTGATTTTTATAAAAAAGGTTTGATTTACAAAGGTAAAAGAATTGTTAACTGAGATCCTATGCAAAAAACAGCAATTTCAAATGTTGAAGTTATTTATAAAGAAGTTGAAGGATTTATGTATCATTTTAAATATATTCTTGAAGGTTCAAATGACTATTTAAGTGTAGCTACAACAAGACCTGAAACTATGTTTGCTGATCAATGTTTAGTTGTTAATCCAGAAGATGAAAGATATAAACAATTTGTGGGTAAAAAAGTTATTAATCCCGTTAATAATAAATTAATTCCTATAATTGCAGATAGTTATGTTGAATTAGACTTTGGAACTGGTGTTATGAAATGTACACCAGCTCATGATTTAAATGATTTTGAAATTGGTGTTCGTCATAATTTAGATAAACCAATTTGTATGAACGAAGATGGAACTATTAATGAAATGGGTGGAAATGAATATCAAGGTCTTGATAGATTTGAAGCTAGAAACAAAATAATTGAAAATTTAACAAAAAACAATACATTTATTAAAGCAGAATCTATGATTCATCAGGTTGGTTTCAGTGAAAGAAGCAATGCTATTGTTGAACCATATTTAAGTGATCAATGATTTGTAAAAATGGATAGTTTTGCTGATATGATCTTAAAATTACAAGAAAGTGATGAGCAAATTAAATTCTACCCAGAACGCTTTAATGGTGTTTTAAGAAAATGAATGGAAAACATTCATGATTGAACTATTTCAAGACAACTATGATGAGGTCATAGAATTCCAGCTTGATATCACAAAGATGATAAAACTAAGATTTTTGTTGGTATGCAAGCCCCTGAAGATGTTGAAAACTGAATTCAAGATGAAGATGTTTTAGATACATGATTTTCATCTGGTTTATGACCTTTCGCTACTTTAATGCGTGAAGAAGGATTTGAATCTAAATACTTTAAAGAATATTTACCAAATGGTGTATTAGTTACAGGTCACGATATTATTTTTTCTTGAGTTTCAAGAATGATTTTCCAAACAATTGAGTATACAGGCAAGATACCTTTCAAAGATGTTTTAATTCATGGTTTGGTTAGAGATGAAAATGGAACTAAAATGAGTAAATCATTAGGCAATGGGATTGATCCAATGGATGTCATAGCACAAAATGGTTCTGACTCATTAAGATTTTCATTATTAACTAATTCAACTCCAGGTCAAGATATTAGATATAGTGATACAAAAGTTAAATCGGCATGAAATTTTATAAATAAATTATGAAATGCATCAAGATATGTATTAATGAATTTAGATGAAGATTTTAAACCTTGAACAGAGGAAGAAATTCTTAAATCAGACAATTTAAATGAAACAGACAAATGAGTATTAACAGAATTTAGCAAGGTTTCAAAACAAGTTAATTATTTAATTGATAAATACGAGTTTGCAATAGCTGGAAAAATGCTTTATGACTTTGTTTGAAATACTTATTGTAGTTGATATATTGAATTTGCAAAAGTAAATTTAAACAATCAAGAAACAAAACAAGCAACGCAACAAAGCATTGTATATTTATTAAAAAATATTTTAATCATGTTACATCCTTATTTACCATTTGTTACAGAGCATATTTACAAAACTTTAAATTTAAAAGAATCAATTCTTGAAGAAAGTTGATTTGCTAAAGAATTTAAATTCGAAACTGATTATATTAACATTGTTATTGAATTAATTAATTCAATAAGAGAATTTAGAGCATCAAATAATATAAAAAATAACGTTGCTTTAAATTGAAGTGTGTCAAAAGGCAATTTAGAAGTAGTTAAAGAATATATAAATGATATAAACAGATTTTTAAATGAATTTGTTAATGCAAATTTAGTTTTAAAAAATAATATTGATTCTGAAACAACAAGTTTACCTGTCTTGGATTTTTTTATCGAAATAGCTAATGCAGATTTTATTGATAAAGAAAAAATGCTTGAAGAATTGGCAAATAAGAAAAGTGAACTTGAAAATGAAATTTTAAGATCAGAAAGAATGTTAAATAATGCAAATTTTGTTTCTAAAGCTGCACCAGCAAAAATAGCTGAAGAGCGTGAGAAATATGAATTATACAAGCAACAATTACAACTAATAGTGGATAAACTAAATAAAATGTAG